Proteins found in one Oreochromis niloticus isolate F11D_XX linkage group LG22, O_niloticus_UMD_NMBU, whole genome shotgun sequence genomic segment:
- the LOC100706258 gene encoding galactose-specific lectin nattectin isoform X4, with protein sequence MILLLFLFSLTLGAPSDGSEVKLKLDDHRVQLLQESCPMFWYSFNGRCYKYVATHMSWADAELYCVSQRANLVSIHSEEEEEFVKSLIKNFDLAEGWTWIGLSDIHKEGSWMWSDGSAVNFTYWHAGQPDNYATNEHCGNTNVFEAKKWNDHQCSLNLASVCATRITCP encoded by the exons ATGATCTTGCTCCTCTTCCTGT TCAGTCTGACTCTGGGTGCTCCTTCTGATGGAAGTGAAGTGAAGCTAAAACTTG ATGACCACAGAGTTCAACTACTGCAAGAAAGCTGTCCCATGTTCTGGTACAGCTTCAATGGCCGCTGCTACAAATATGTGGCCACACACATGAGCTGGGCTGATGCAGAGCTCTACTGTGTGTCACAGCGAGCTAACCTGGTGTCTATCCacagtgaggaggaagaggagtttgttaaatcattaattaagaACTTTGACCTCGCTGAGGGATGGACCTGGATTGGACTGAGTGACATTCATAAAGAAGGCAGCTGGATGTGGTCTGATGGTTCCGCTGTGAATTTCACCTACTGGCATGCAGGACAACCAGACAATTATGCAACAAATGAACACTGTGGTAACACTAACGTGTTTGAAGCAAAGAAGTGGAATGATCACCAGTGTTCTCTCAATTTAGCTTCTGTTTGTGCAACACGAATAACCTGCCCTTAG
- the LOC112841631 gene encoding lactose-binding lectin l-2-like has translation MILLLFLFSLTLGAPSDSPSDDNEVKPQLDGRAVKLLRGSCPMFWWNFNGRCYKYVATHLSWADAELYCLSQGANLVSIHNTEEENFVRSLISNFDHEQRPTWIGLSDIHKEGRWMWSDGSVVGFVNWNAGEPNNVAGKEHCVVNNFSSPKKWNDYPCSHSFSSVCLKRKD, from the exons ATGATCTTGCTCCTCTTCCTGTTCAGTCTGACTCTGGGTGCTCCTTCTGACTCTCCTTCTGATGACAATGAAGTGAAGCCACAGCTTG ATGGCCGGGCAGTGAAGCTGCTACGTGGAAGCTGTCCCATGTTCTGGTGGAACTTCAATGGCCGCTGCTACAAATATGTGGCCACACACTTGAGCTGGGCTGATGCAGAACTCTACTGTCTGTCACAGGGAGCCAACCTGGTGTCTATCCACAACACTGAAGAAGAGAACTTTGTCAGATCTCTGATCAGTAACTTCGATCATGAACAGAGACCCACCTGGATTGGACTCAGTGACATCCACAAAGAGGGCAGATGGATGTGGTCTGATGGCTCTGTGGTAGGTTTTGTTAACTGGAATGCAGGCGAGCCAAACAACGTGGCAGGAAAAGAGCACTGTGTTGTAAACAACTTTAGTTCACCTAAGAAGTGGAATGACTACCCATGTTCTCACAGTTTTTCATCTGTTTGTTTAAAGCGCAAAGACTAA
- the LOC100706258 gene encoding galactose-specific lectin nattectin isoform X1 yields MILFLFLVSLTLGAPSDGSEVKLKLDDHRVQLLQESCPMFWYSFNGRCYKYVATHMSWADAELYCVSQRANLVSIHSEEEEEFVKSLIKNFDLAEGWTWIGLSDIHKEGSWMWSDGSAVNFTYWHAGQPDNYATNEHCGNTNVFEAKKWNDHQCSLNLASVCATRITCP; encoded by the exons ATGATCTTGTTCCTCTTCCTGGTCAGTCTGACTCTGGGTGCTCCTTCTGATGGAAGTGAAGTGAAGCTAAAACTTG ATGACCACAGAGTTCAACTACTGCAAGAAAGCTGTCCCATGTTCTGGTACAGCTTCAATGGCCGCTGCTACAAATATGTGGCCACACACATGAGCTGGGCTGATGCAGAGCTCTACTGTGTGTCACAGCGAGCTAACCTGGTGTCTATCCacagtgaggaggaagaggagtttgttaaatcattaattaagaACTTTGACCTCGCTGAGGGATGGACCTGGATTGGACTGAGTGACATTCATAAAGAAGGCAGCTGGATGTGGTCTGATGGTTCCGCTGTGAATTTCACCTACTGGCATGCAGGACAACCAGACAATTATGCAACAAATGAACACTGTGGTAACACTAACGTGTTTGAAGCAAAGAAGTGGAATGATCACCAGTGTTCTCTCAATTTAGCTTCTGTTTGTGCAACACGAATAACCTGCCCTTAG
- the LOC100706258 gene encoding galactose-specific lectin nattectin isoform X2 produces MILLLFLFSLTLGAPSDGSEVKLKLDDHRVQLLQESCPMFWYSFNGRCYKYVATHMSWADAELYCVSQRANLVSIHSEEEEEFVKSLIKNFDLAEGWTWIGLSDIHKEGSWMWSDGSAVNFTYWHAGQPDNYATNEHCGNTNVFEAKKWNDHQCSLNLASVCATRITCP; encoded by the exons TCAGTCTGACTCTGGGTGCTCCTTCTGATGGAAGTGAAGTGAAGCTAAAACTTG ATGACCACAGAGTTCAACTACTGCAAGAAAGCTGTCCCATGTTCTGGTACAGCTTCAATGGCCGCTGCTACAAATATGTGGCCACACACATGAGCTGGGCTGATGCAGAGCTCTACTGTGTGTCACAGCGAGCTAACCTGGTGTCTATCCacagtgaggaggaagaggagtttgttaaatcattaattaagaACTTTGACCTCGCTGAGGGATGGACCTGGATTGGACTGAGTGACATTCATAAAGAAGGCAGCTGGATGTGGTCTGATGGTTCCGCTGTGAATTTCACCTACTGGCATGCAGGACAACCAGACAATTATGCAACAAATGAACACTGTGGTAACACTAACGTGTTTGAAGCAAAGAAGTGGAATGATCACCAGTGTTCTCTCAATTTAGCTTCTGTTTGTGCAACACGAATAACCTGCCCTTAG
- the LOC100706258 gene encoding galactose-specific lectin nattectin isoform X5 encodes MILLLFLFSLALGAPSDGSEVKLKLDDHRVQLLQESCPMFWYSFNGRCYKYVATHMSWADAELYCVSQRANLVSIHSEEEEEFVKSLIKNFDLAEGWTWIGLSDIHKEGSWMWSDGSAVNFTYWHAGQPDNYATNEHCGNTNVFEAKKWNDHQCSLNLASVCATRITCP; translated from the exons GTGCTCCTTCTGATGGAAGTGAAGTGAAGCTAAAACTTG ATGACCACAGAGTTCAACTACTGCAAGAAAGCTGTCCCATGTTCTGGTACAGCTTCAATGGCCGCTGCTACAAATATGTGGCCACACACATGAGCTGGGCTGATGCAGAGCTCTACTGTGTGTCACAGCGAGCTAACCTGGTGTCTATCCacagtgaggaggaagaggagtttgttaaatcattaattaagaACTTTGACCTCGCTGAGGGATGGACCTGGATTGGACTGAGTGACATTCATAAAGAAGGCAGCTGGATGTGGTCTGATGGTTCCGCTGTGAATTTCACCTACTGGCATGCAGGACAACCAGACAATTATGCAACAAATGAACACTGTGGTAACACTAACGTGTTTGAAGCAAAGAAGTGGAATGATCACCAGTGTTCTCTCAATTTAGCTTCTGTTTGTGCAACACGAATAACCTGCCCTTAG
- the LOC100706258 gene encoding galactose-specific lectin nattectin isoform X6: MILLLFLFGLALGAPSDGSEVKLKLDDHRVQLLQESCPMFWYSFNGRCYKYVATHMSWADAELYCVSQRANLVSIHSEEEEEFVKSLIKNFDLAEGWTWIGLSDIHKEGSWMWSDGSAVNFTYWHAGQPDNYATNEHCGNTNVFEAKKWNDHQCSLNLASVCATRITCP, from the exons GTGCTCCTTCTGATGGAAGTGAAGTGAAGCTAAAACTTG ATGACCACAGAGTTCAACTACTGCAAGAAAGCTGTCCCATGTTCTGGTACAGCTTCAATGGCCGCTGCTACAAATATGTGGCCACACACATGAGCTGGGCTGATGCAGAGCTCTACTGTGTGTCACAGCGAGCTAACCTGGTGTCTATCCacagtgaggaggaagaggagtttgttaaatcattaattaagaACTTTGACCTCGCTGAGGGATGGACCTGGATTGGACTGAGTGACATTCATAAAGAAGGCAGCTGGATGTGGTCTGATGGTTCCGCTGTGAATTTCACCTACTGGCATGCAGGACAACCAGACAATTATGCAACAAATGAACACTGTGGTAACACTAACGTGTTTGAAGCAAAGAAGTGGAATGATCACCAGTGTTCTCTCAATTTAGCTTCTGTTTGTGCAACACGAATAACCTGCCCTTAG
- the LOC100706258 gene encoding galactose-specific lectin nattectin isoform X3, with translation MILLLFLFGLALGAPSDGSEVKLKLDDHRVQLLQESCPMFWYSFNGRCYKYVATHMSWADAELYCVSQRANLVSIHSEEEEEFVKSLIKNFDLAEGWTWIGLSDIHKEGSWMWSDGSAVNFTYWHAGQPDNYATNEHCGNTNVFEAKKWNDHQCSLNLASVCATRITCP, from the exons CTTCTGATGGAAGTGAAGTGAAGCTAAAACTTG ATGACCACAGAGTTCAACTACTGCAAGAAAGCTGTCCCATGTTCTGGTACAGCTTCAATGGCCGCTGCTACAAATATGTGGCCACACACATGAGCTGGGCTGATGCAGAGCTCTACTGTGTGTCACAGCGAGCTAACCTGGTGTCTATCCacagtgaggaggaagaggagtttgttaaatcattaattaagaACTTTGACCTCGCTGAGGGATGGACCTGGATTGGACTGAGTGACATTCATAAAGAAGGCAGCTGGATGTGGTCTGATGGTTCCGCTGTGAATTTCACCTACTGGCATGCAGGACAACCAGACAATTATGCAACAAATGAACACTGTGGTAACACTAACGTGTTTGAAGCAAAGAAGTGGAATGATCACCAGTGTTCTCTCAATTTAGCTTCTGTTTGTGCAACACGAATAACCTGCCCTTAG
- the LOC100706258 gene encoding galactose-specific lectin nattectin isoform X7, whose product MILLLFLFSLALGAPSDGSEVKLKLDDHRVQLLQESCPMFWYSFNGRCYKYVATHMSWADAELYCVSQRANLVSIHSEEEEEFVKSLIKNFDLAEGWTWIGLSDIHKEGSWMWSDGSAVNFTYWHAGQPDNYATNEHCGNTNVFEAKKWNDHQCSLNLASVCATRITCP is encoded by the exons CTTCTGATGGAAGTGAAGTGAAGCTAAAACTTG ATGACCACAGAGTTCAACTACTGCAAGAAAGCTGTCCCATGTTCTGGTACAGCTTCAATGGCCGCTGCTACAAATATGTGGCCACACACATGAGCTGGGCTGATGCAGAGCTCTACTGTGTGTCACAGCGAGCTAACCTGGTGTCTATCCacagtgaggaggaagaggagtttgttaaatcattaattaagaACTTTGACCTCGCTGAGGGATGGACCTGGATTGGACTGAGTGACATTCATAAAGAAGGCAGCTGGATGTGGTCTGATGGTTCCGCTGTGAATTTCACCTACTGGCATGCAGGACAACCAGACAATTATGCAACAAATGAACACTGTGGTAACACTAACGTGTTTGAAGCAAAGAAGTGGAATGATCACCAGTGTTCTCTCAATTTAGCTTCTGTTTGTGCAACACGAATAACCTGCCCTTAG
- the LOC109196673 gene encoding uncharacterized protein LOC109196673, whose amino-acid sequence MLSQYTMYPTHSDYIQVIKALIVKYPFLRDVHGNGYDTWHSQLKRKFKAERAPLISNEEVNRVKEKFGRTQKHRTTEESSSSCLKRLKPSLDSCFVGEDAASVDAHIKVLNDQHRTLHPDTALVKDRMTKTFAWRRQEVAEGMCTVDLLKRYPFLGTSAGLCDEVDLMHPCQDNICCRFSENFTAVLQNVLQMTKDLPLKKVYMEARENALAEDITGIDFKGALLLLPSIFKEKIEDFIILGEVNA is encoded by the exons atgctgtcACAGTACACAAT GTACCCAACCCACTCAGACTACATCCAGGTCATCAAAGCCCTGATTGTGAAGTATCCTTTCTTAAGAGATGTACACGGAAATGGTTAT GACACCTGGCACAGCCAACTCAAGAGAAAGTTCAAAGCAGAACGGGCTCCCCTAATCAGCAACGAAGAAGTGAACCGGGTTAAAGAAAAGTTTGGACGCACGCAGAAACATCGGACCACAGAGGAATCCAGCAGCTCCTGTCTGAAGAGACTGAAGCCCTCTCTC GATTCGTGCTTTGTGGGGGAAGATGCAGCCTCCGTTGATGCTCATATCAAGGTGCTAAATGATCAGCACAGGACGCTACATCCTGACACAGCACTGGTGAAAGACCGCATGACAAAAACCTTTGCATGGAGACGTCAAGAGGTAGCTGAAGGAATGTGTACTGTGGACCTATTAAAGAGATATCCATTCCTGGGGACATCTGCAGGG TTGTGTGATGAGGTTGATTTAATGCATCCCTGCCAAGACAACATCTGTTGCCGCTTTAGCGAGAACTTCACTGCTGTTCTTCAAAATGTTCTTCAAATGACCAAGGATTTGCCACTGAAGAAGGTCTACATGGAGGCAAGAGAGAATGCACTGGCTGAAGACATTACAG GAATTGACTTCAAGGGGGCACTTCTCCTCTTGCCATCCATCTTCAAGGAGAAGATAGAAGATTTCATCATCCTTGGAGAGGTAAATGCATGA
- the LOC100696933 gene encoding lactose-binding lectin l-2, whose amino-acid sequence MILLLFLFGLALGAPSESPDENEVKLQLDDHRVQLLRESCPMFWYSFNGRCYKYVATHMTWADAELYCVSQRANLVSIHSNEEEEFVKSLIKNFDHAERWTWIGLSDLHKEGRWMWSDGCAVSFVYWHAGQPDNGGTNEHCVHTNLLDLKKWNDRTCSLILPSVCATRITCP is encoded by the exons ATGATCTTGCTCCTCTTCTTGTTCGGTCTGGCTCTGGGTGCTCCTTCTGAGTCTCCTGATGAAAATGAAGTGAAGCTCCAACTTG ATGACCACAGAGTTCAACTACTGCGTGAAAGCTGTCCCATGTTCTGGTACAGCTTCAATGGCCGCTGCTACAAATATGTGGCCACACACATGACCTGGGCTGATGCAGAGCTCTACTGTGTGTCACAACGAGCCAACCTGGTGTCTATCCACAGCAACGAGGAAGAGGAGTttgttaaatcattaattaagaACTTTGATCATGCTGAGCGATGGACCTGGATTGGACTGAGTGACCTCCATAAAGAAGGCAGATGGATGTGGTCTGATGGTTGTGCAGTGAGTTTTGTCTACTGGCATGCAGGACAACCAGACAACGGTGGAACAAATGAACACTGTGTTCACACCAACTTGTTGGACTTAAAGAAGTGGAATGATCGCACATGTTCGCTCATTTTACCTTCTGTTTGTGCAACACGGATAACCTGCCCTTAG